Within Homo sapiens chromosome 2, GRCh38.p14 Primary Assembly, the genomic segment TGGGGAGGGGCACCCCCAGGCTCTGTGGGACCGCCTCGGGCTGCTGAAGGGGTACCACGGCTCTCTTGCTCGGGGCCTGAGCACCGAGGGCTGCCTGGAGCCTCTGGAAGCTCCTGCTGTGTGCCGGCCAGTGTCTTGCAGCAAATGAGCTCTGCTCCCCACCCAGCTGTCCCTGAGCAGTGGCTACACCCTGGGTCGGCTCAGGGTCACCCACTCAGCACCCATAGACCCCTGGCCTTGGCCCTAGGAGAGAAAGGCGTGCTGGCTTGGTATCTGCCTTCCTGAGCAAGTCTGCTAGGAGGAGGAAGGGCACAAGTACAGATACGTCACTCAAGGGCAGTGATCTCAGAAAAACAAGCCAGAGAAAGACATTTCCTCCTGGAAAAGTTCCTGTGATCCTGGACGGAGTGTCAGGGAGATGGCGGGGGAAGGGGGTGTGGGTGAAGGGGGTGTGGGTGTTGGGGTGTGGGTGTTGGGGTGTgggtgttggggtgtgtgtgttggggtgtgggtgtgggggtgtgggtgtTGGGGTGTGGGTGAaggggtgtgggtgtgggggtgtgggtgtTGGGGTGTGGGTGAAGGGGTGTGGGTGAAGGGGTGTGGGTGTTGGGGTGTGGGTGAAGGGGTGTGGGTGTTGGGGTGTGGgtgttgggggtgtgtgtgttggggtgtgggTGAAGGGGTGTGGGTGTTGGGGTGTGGGTGTTGGGGTGTGGGTGAAGGGGGTGTGGGTgttggggtgtgggtgtgtgggtgtgggggtgtgggtgtTGGGGTGTGGGTGAaggggtgtgggtgtgggggtgggggtgaattGTCCGTGGGCATTGGGGTGTGGTGTTGCCTGGATAGTGATGTTTGATCTGAGCTCCTGGTCTCACGGTTAGCAACGTGGTGTCTTGTCATTTCCCACCTACTGTTCCAAGCGTGATCACTAAGGTGAGTGAATGGCTGTCAGTTTCCTCCTGGGTTGACTCCTTTCACAGGCCTGGAGCTGAGGGGTTTCATGGTGGGCTGAGGGCCAGGGCTGTGTCAGGGCACACTGCTGGCGGGGCTGTGCCCCTGGGTGGCGAGCGTGGCTCAGGCATAGGGGTCCCCGATGCACTGCACACCCCGACTCACTTGTTCAGAGCGCTTCTGCGAACCCTGATGTCCTCGTTCTGCAGGTGTCTTGCGTGATGCTcgatttttttctcccaaaacaTCTTTATCCCGCCTGAATCGTATGCTACTCTTCCAGGATTCTTAAGAGTGAGGCTTTTACTCAtgttctggaaaataaaaagtggagAAGAGCTCAGTCACCTTATGCCATTCCCATTGACGAGTTTGTGCTCCAGCACCCGGATGGCAGAGGAGCTGGCTCAGCCTGCAGCATCGTGGTCCCCGCCTTCCTGGTTCGTGGGGGATGGCGGAGGCTGCCCTCTGAGACTCAGGCCTCAGGTGGCTCCTGACCGGCTCCTAAACGCTCTACCGGCTCCACCTTCTGGAGCAGTCTCCTGGGTTGGCAGAAGTAGAAATGGAGGGCAAATTCCATTTTGGGcttttagtcattttaaaatcTAAGCAATGATGCACTTCTAACTCTCTGTGTGTTAGTGTGGGTGATCTGCAGTCCCACCAGCGAGGTGAGCGTTTCTTGGATGGGGCTGTGGCTTCTGTGCCAGGTGAGTCCATcccttgtttttgagacagggtctcattcccatcacccaggctgcaatgcagtggtgcgatctcccctcactgcagccttgaccgcctgaactcaagtgattgtcccacctcagcttcctgagtagctgggactataggtgtgcaccaccatgcccagctaatttttgtatatcttgtagagattgggtctcactatgttgcccaggccggtcttgagctcctgggctcaagcagtcttcctggctcagcctcccaaagtgctgggactacaggtgtgagccagcgtgcccagctCAGTTGGCCTCTCTCGACACCTGGTTATTGGGTACCTTTTGGTTTGAAATATGTAAACCCAGCAGTGGGGTTAAATGTGGCAGGTTACACTGAAAAACTTCAGCTCTGCTATTTGATGTAATATGCTAAAGTGAGGCTGACTGAAATGTTTACTTTCCAATTATTTTGGACTCGTGCATCTACGGGACACCAGCAATCTTAGAATATCAATCTACAGCCATCAAGAATGtccaaggccgggcgtggtggctcacgcctgtaatcccagcactttgggaggtcaaggctggcagatcacttgagctcaggagttaagagaccagcctggccaacatggtgaaaccctgtctctactaaaaatacaaaaattagccgggattggtggtgggtgcctgtaatcctagctactctggaggctgaggcaggagaatcgcttgaacccgggaggtggaggttgcagtgagatgagattgcagcactgcactccagcctgggtgacagactccgtctcaaacaaacaaacaaacaaacaaacaaaaaaagaatgtccGTGACAAAGGGAAAGTGTCGACAGCAGCAGCCCCTTTTCTGGAGCCCTCCTCCCGATTTCACCCAGCAGTGGGAGCCCGGCTCTGGGTCAGCTCTCCCTGGGACGCGTGGAGCCTGGGTCCCTGGGCTGTGCCTGCCCTGGCCTGGCTCCAGGTCTCCGTAGATGGCCCTGCTCTGTGCTTGAGGATGGGGTTTACACAAGGGAGCCAGGGCCACGTTTCGGGGTGCAAGGCGGTGGGTCTCGGAATGAATGAGGCATCCACTGTTCTGGGGCTGCCTGAGCCCCTAAGCCGCTGTCCGGCCAGCTCCTCGGGGCCTATGGGGTGGGCAGAGCCATTTCTGCAGCCCTGGCTGGCTCCCTTGGGGCACTTTGTTCTTCAGCTTGGCCTTGCTTGGCCTTGGAGGCATTTCTCTTTCCCCGCCCCCCACTCTTCTCTCTTGCTGGGGAAGAACACAGGGTGGCAGGAGCGCGGCCCGAGAGGAAAACCAGGCAGCTGAGACCCGCGGGCTCGTTTCCTGCAAACACATCACCTGCTTCAGGTGGAGAGGGTAAGGGTGCCTTCTGGAGCTCGGCTCAGGTTGCAATGAACAGGTGCTGGGGACTCCTTCGAGGAGCTTGATGTGACCCCTGGCTGGGGGCTTCCAGCTGCAGAGGCGCGGGCGCTGTGGCCTGCGCAGCCTGTTGTGATGTGGGTGCTGGGCGCTTTGCTGGGGAGCTGCCCCTGGAGGGCCACAGAAATCGCCCATCGATGCCACGCCCTTTGTTCCAGAAACTTAGACATGCAAAGTTGATCATGAAGGGACTGAACTCAGCCACGCCTGCCTGTGCTGAGGACGCTGGCGCGAATTCAGTGAGTGAAAACTCATCCAATGAGGAGGGTGGGATGCACGGAACCCACCAGTCAGGGCCGGGCCCAGCTGCTTCCCCGGAACTTCGCACCTCCTCTGGTGTCTGGGCAGACGCCTCCCGGAGTGAAGCTGGGGCTGGTGTCAGATTCAAACCGAGTAACAGCTGGAAAACATCTGACAGCTGAGACCTGGCTGTTCTTGGCAGGGGCTTCAGAGAGCAGCGTGGGCGTTAGAGCTTCTGCTCTTAGGACACTTAGCCCCCAAAGGCAGCCCTTTAAACCCTCATGGGACAAAAACAAACCAGCAGCAAAAGGGAGAACCAGCAAACCAGCAGACAGAAGAAACAGACacgcggccgggcgcggtggctcaggcctggaatcccagcactgtgggaggccgaggcgggcggatcacgaggtcaggagatccagaccagcctgactaacacggtgaaaccccgtcttcactaaaaatacaaaaaattagccgggcgtcgtggtgggcgcctgtagtcccagctactcggaaggctaaggcaggagaatggcgtgaacccgggaggcggaggttgcagtgagccgcgatcatgccactgcactccagcctgggcgacagagcgagactccatctcataaacaacaacaacagcaacaaaacaaaacaacaatgacaacaacagaCACACAAAGGGGTGCGTGTTGTGAGGCAGGTGATGGAGACACTCTCCCCCCACCAAAGGTGTTGACAGCAGGAATCCCAGTgggaaaacaaaattacaaagttcAGTTCCCCCAGCGAAATGCGGGTGGGCTCACGTCTTGTGCCAGATATGTCACATACTCTGTTCACCTTTTGGGGGCCCCCAAATGCAGCGCCAATCTCTCAAGCAAGGACAGCGCCTGTCACATCACAGAGAGCTTACTTTTCCAACCATTTCTCAGTGACGGGCAGGTTTTCCTGTCTCTGTTGAGGGTCCTCAGCCTGTCCTCTCCGGGGTGCACGCCTGTATCTCGCCTGCCGCTCTCTGTTACATGGGCTCAGTGACACGCATGCTTGGCGTCGGTTCAGTCCCAGAAAGACGCGCTGCCCTCTGTCTGGGCACCGTCCCTGGCAGAGCTGTCCGTCCGGAGGGCAGCTGTTGGCAGCATGGGAATCTGGAGGACGGCCAGCTGGGCCTCCTCTGCCCTCAGCCCCCATCGggactgtttttttcttctttcgaCGGCTGCTCCCAGGAAACCTTGTGGGTGGGAGGGAGCATTGTCTGGGGAGGGGCGTCGGGGCACCTAGGAGTCCTGGGTTTTGCCCAGGCCTGCGTCTCAGGAATGGTGGCCTTTGCACTTACTGCAGGCGAAATGTATATCACAAAACGACGATGCAGACACACTCAAGGCAGGTGTGGAAATGCTTAGGGTCTCTCTGCCCCACCCATACATGGGTTTACGTATTTATTGTGAGGAGCTGGCTCTCGCGGTGACAGGCGCTGAGAGGTCTCGGGATCTGCCATCTGGGACCCAGGAAAGCCTGCGGTGTCAGTCAACCCGACTCTGAGGGAGGTTGGTGTAAATTCCAGACCTTGGTCCAGAGACGGTGAGATGAGGCGTCCTGGAGcaagcaggaaggaaggcaggcgaGCAGGAGCgattcctccttcctccaccGCGGCACCTTCAGGCCGTCAGAGGATTGGATGACGCCCAGCACACGGGGGTCACCGCGTCCGGAAACACCCTCCCAGCCGCACCCAGAAACACTGTCCCAGCCGCCGCCCTGGTGCCATCAGGTAGATGCACAAAGTGAAGCCCCCAGGCTTTGTCCTGGACGGGGTTCCTCTCCCAGGATCCATCCCTCCAGGCCTCAGGGAGCCGGCAGCAGGGCCGGCCCAGGGCCAGCCTCCGTGATCTCGTTTCAGTCTCCCGGGTCACTTGCTTCTTTATGAGGTTTCCAAGTCATTGATAGTTTCAGGTGAAAGCTTTTGGGAAATTTTCGTTTACTATCATAAAGCAGACGGtacacttattttttatattatccttcacagttgtttttttttaaactggagtTCTGTGGGTGTCATCAGTGGATTGGGAGCTGTTCGTGATTTCCCGAGTCCTGGCGTGTGCTCAGGACACCTTGATCTGTGGCTCCCTGCGAACTGGGGTTAGGCCTCAGGACGCGCCGGGACATGCCGCAGCGCACAGAATGCACAAGGTGGAAAGACGGTGCTCAGGCAGCGCGGGTGGAAGACGCCGGTGAGAACCAGCAGCTGCTTCAGAAAAACCGCTGCGTGCAGCACCGATGGGAGGAAGCCACCTAAAAACGGAAAGGAATAGCCCCAGGAGAGGCGTCTCCAGCAGGACTGCGTTTTTGTAAAGCCCGTGGTGGTCTCCCCAGGTCCTATGCGCGAGCGCCCCGGGGATTCCCCACCTGCCCTGGAGCCGAGAGGCCAAACCAACCAGCAATCACAACACCGGCCTACACTTCAAAACTTGTCCTTCCAGGCCCCTTCCTTCTGACGTGTGTGCGGAGGGACGGCAGGGCGCCACCGTGCTGGCCGTGCCTGATGGAGCAGCAAGGCGGCAGGGAGCGCATTCTGATCTCCCCGTGTTTCGGAGTTTGTAGGTCAAGTGTGCACTATCTGCAGTCAGCCAGAGCGGAGGAGGAATTTGGGAGAATGCATTTGCCGCAGGCTGAGGCGTTTGcgtttcttcctctttcctgagCTATCCCAGTGCAGTGGGCTCCAGACAACCCTGTAGCACCACGGAGGTTCTGAGTGGACTTTCCTGCacccgccacccccaccccatcagaGGCGGTCGTCCAGGCTGCCGGGCTCCAGCTACCGGGCTCAGCCGCCTTCCAGCCCAGGAGTCCCGCCTGCCGCCTCCCCTCCGCCGCCGCCTCCCCTCCGCCGCCGCCTCCCCTCCGCCGCCGCCTCCCCTCCGCCGCCGCCTCCCCTCCGCCGCCGCCTCCCCTCCGCCGCCGCCTCCCCTCCGCCTGCCAGCCCGGAACGCCGCCTCCAAGCCTCCTGTGCCAGCCCCGTCCTGCGCCCCTGTACCTGGGCTCTGTGACGGTGAAGCCGGCGTCCTCACAGTCGCAGCAGCAGCACAGGCTGAGCCTTCCCCGTGTGCGGCATCACCCAGCTCTGTCCTTCGTGCCTCCCGGGAGCCCAGGGAGTCGGGGCCACCGGACGCTGGACCTGAGAACCTGGACCCAGGCCCGGTCTGCCCGGGAGTTGGCAAGTGCTGAGCACTGTGTCCCCTTGCACGGCCACTCGGGGCCTCCACGCACCTAAAGGACAGCTCCTGAAGCATCCTGGCCCTGCACTCACGGTGGCACGCGGGCGCCGTCCCCGAGCccaggggccaggcccagggcccttcCCCGAAATCTGCCATGAAGGTGAACTCGGTTACACTCAGGCCCAGGGCTCCCGAGGCTGGTGGCGGCTGCTCCGCATGAGGCCTGCTGGCTCCCAGGGGCCGCCCTCCCTTGAGAAGGGGGTGCCCACTACGGCTGGGCCATCTGCAAGGGGCCCGGTGATCACATTATGGAGTCATTTTTGAACTGGGTTCTATTAACTACTAATTAGTGAGCCACAGTCATGACATCC encodes:
- the FAM240C gene encoding protein FAM240C isoform 2 (isoform 2 is encoded by transcript variant 2), which codes for MVGKNMSKSLTLKNPGRVAYDSGGIKMFWEKKIEHHARHLQNEDIRVRRSALNKLRVGWAEQLEGRNKMLQGPGRCPDRVPEATESLHTKDKKAA
- the FAM240C gene encoding protein FAM240C isoform 1 (isoform 1 is encoded by transcript variant 1) produces the protein MSKSLTLKNPGRVAYDSGGIKMFWEKKIEHHARHLQNEDIRVRRSALNKLRVGWAEQLEGRNKMLQGPGRCPDRVPEATESLHTKDKKAA